A genome region from Dickeya chrysanthemi NCPPB 402 includes the following:
- a CDS encoding methyl-accepting chemotaxis protein encodes MLNRVKVVTGLVIILGLFIALQVISGGLFFNALKSDRDIFTTTRIINQQKSELESTWSYLLQTRNTLNRAGTRYALDASGGVTGGVSAKDLIELAKKQLVIANTHFANYEKIPYTDQQDPAIAQVVKDNYTALNSALSELIVFISTGKLKEFFDQPTQGFQDRFEKAYYSYKDSYDKVYANAVEENNSAYSTALWLLISVAILVVVMALVVWLGINRSLVQPLHNLIEHIRHMAKGDLSTRIDFHGTNEMGILADSLRHMQTEFVTTVSAVRQSSEAIYTGASEISAGNSDLSSRTEQQAAALEETAASMEQLTSTVKQNAENARQASQLALSASETAQKGGKVVDNVVKTMHNIAGSSQKIADITSVIDGIAFQTNILALNAAVEAARAGEQGRGFAVVAGEVRNLAQRSAQAAKEIKSLIEDSVNRVQEGSVLVESAGETMGEIVGAVTRVTDIMGEIASASEEQSRGIDQVGQAVTEMDRVTQQNSALVEESASAANALEEQVRVLNQAVAVFRLSESAMISRPVAAPVRTAKPALLATSVAIDKEKKARTSKTTDNWETF; translated from the coding sequence ATGCTGAATCGTGTAAAAGTTGTTACTGGACTCGTTATTATTCTTGGGCTATTCATTGCTCTTCAAGTTATTTCCGGCGGGCTATTTTTTAATGCACTAAAGTCAGATAGAGATATCTTCACGACGACAAGAATTATTAATCAGCAAAAATCGGAACTGGAATCGACCTGGTCTTATTTATTGCAAACGCGTAACACGTTGAACCGTGCGGGAACACGTTATGCGTTGGACGCATCCGGTGGCGTCACTGGGGGCGTATCTGCTAAGGACCTGATTGAGCTGGCGAAAAAGCAACTGGTTATTGCTAATACCCATTTTGCCAACTATGAAAAAATCCCATATACCGATCAGCAAGATCCAGCCATCGCTCAAGTGGTAAAAGATAATTATACAGCGTTGAACAGTGCGTTAAGTGAGCTGATTGTTTTTATCTCTACCGGTAAATTGAAAGAGTTTTTTGATCAGCCAACCCAAGGTTTCCAGGACAGATTTGAGAAGGCCTATTATTCTTACAAAGACTCCTACGACAAAGTTTATGCCAATGCTGTGGAAGAGAATAATTCAGCTTATTCGACGGCGTTATGGTTGCTGATATCGGTAGCTATATTGGTTGTGGTTATGGCGCTGGTCGTTTGGTTGGGTATTAATCGTTCCCTGGTTCAGCCATTGCATAATCTTATTGAACATATTCGTCATATGGCAAAAGGGGATTTGTCGACGCGAATTGATTTTCATGGCACCAACGAAATGGGGATTCTGGCCGATAGCTTGCGGCATATGCAGACCGAATTTGTTACGACGGTCAGTGCGGTGAGACAGAGTTCTGAGGCCATTTATACCGGAGCGTCGGAAATCAGCGCAGGCAATAGTGACTTGTCATCACGAACTGAGCAGCAGGCTGCGGCGCTTGAAGAAACTGCGGCCAGCATGGAACAACTGACATCGACAGTGAAGCAGAACGCCGAAAATGCCCGGCAGGCTAGCCAGCTGGCGCTGAGCGCTTCCGAAACTGCACAAAAAGGCGGCAAAGTAGTCGATAACGTGGTGAAAACCATGCATAACATTGCCGGAAGTTCGCAGAAAATTGCGGATATCACCAGTGTGATTGACGGTATTGCGTTCCAGACAAATATTCTGGCGCTAAATGCTGCCGTTGAAGCCGCCAGGGCAGGTGAGCAGGGACGAGGTTTTGCTGTTGTCGCGGGAGAGGTGCGTAATCTGGCTCAGCGTAGTGCGCAGGCGGCGAAAGAAATCAAATCCTTGATTGAGGATTCTGTAAATCGAGTTCAAGAGGGTTCGGTGCTGGTTGAGAGTGCCGGTGAAACTATGGGTGAAATCGTGGGTGCTGTGACACGTGTTACCGACATCATGGGAGAAATCGCCTCAGCATCCGAGGAGCAAAGTCGAGGCATCGATCAGGTCGGTCAGGCCGTCACCGAGATGGATCGCGTTACTCAGCAAAACTCTGCGCTGGTTGAAGAATCAGCGTCTGCAGCGAATGCGCTTGAAGAACAAGTCCGTGTATTGAATCAGGCAGTAGCCGTATTTCGTTTATCAGAGAGCGCAATGATCTCGCGTCCTGTCGCTGCGCCGGTACGTACAGCAAAGCCAGCGTTGCTTGCAACTTCGGTTGCTATCGATAAAGAGAAAAAGGCCAGAACCAGCAAAACCACGGATAACTGGGAAACCTTTTAA
- the cheW gene encoding chemotaxis protein CheW yields MTGLANVTKLAGETVGQEFLIFTLGDEEYGVDILKVQEIRGYDQVTRIANTPGFIKGVTNLRGVIVPIVDLRIKFMQQEVDYDDNTVVIVLNLGQRVVGIVVDGVSDVLSLTADQIRPAPEFAVTLSTEYLTGLGSLGERMLILVDIEKLLSSEEMALVDSVMKV; encoded by the coding sequence ATGACTGGACTTGCAAATGTCACAAAACTAGCAGGCGAGACAGTAGGTCAGGAGTTTTTGATTTTCACGCTGGGTGATGAAGAGTACGGCGTGGATATTTTGAAGGTTCAGGAAATTCGTGGTTACGATCAGGTTACCCGTATTGCCAATACCCCTGGGTTTATTAAAGGTGTCACCAATCTGCGTGGTGTTATTGTACCGATCGTCGATCTGCGCATTAAATTTATGCAGCAGGAAGTCGACTATGATGATAATACGGTTGTTATCGTATTGAATCTTGGTCAGCGTGTGGTCGGCATTGTGGTAGACGGCGTGTCTGATGTGTTGTCTTTGACTGCCGATCAAATTCGTCCTGCACCGGAGTTTGCGGTTACCCTGTCAACTGAATATCTTACAGGACTGGGTTCTCTCGGTGAGCGCATGTTGATTCTGGTTGATATTGAGAAGCTACTCAGCAGCGAAGAAATGGCGCTAGTTGATAGCGTCATGAAGGTTTGA
- the cheA gene encoding chemotaxis protein CheA → MDMSAFYQTFFDEADELLADMEQHLLQLDPLAPDAEQMNAIFRAAHSIKGGAGTFGFTVLQETTHILENLLDGARRGEMRLNTDIINLFLETKDIMQDQLDAYKTAQEPNAESFEYICQALRQLALESKENGTAGASAPAKVGAEKTVSASSASASAGNHSGLRIALTGLKEADIPQLLEELGNLGTVKDTVQTSNSVELTLDTSASEDDISAVLCFVLEPDQISFKSTSGDAPMEAAPPAAEVVAEPVEPTPAPAQVQPAAAAPVAKPAGGNNNDAAKGRQKTGDTSIRVAVEKVDQLINLVGELVITQSMLAQRSSALDPVAHGDLLNSMGQLERNARDLQESVMSIRMMPMEYVFSRFPRLVRDLAAKLGKEVELTQLGSSTELDKSLIERIIDPLTHLVRNSLDHGIESPEKRIEAGKSAVGNLTLSAEHQGGNICIEVIDDGAGLNRERILAKALSQGMAVSDSMTDEEVGMLIFAPGFSTAEKVTDVSGRGVGMDVVKRNIQEMGGHVEIHFVKGKGTTIRILLPLTLAILDGMSVKVNNEVFILPLNAVMESSQPQAEDLYPLAGGERVLQVRGEYLPLVELYQVFDVAGAKTDATQGIVVILQSAGRRYALLVDQLIGQHQVVVKNLESNYRKVPGVSAATILGDGSVALIVDVSALQALYREKRVVETAA, encoded by the coding sequence ATGGACATGAGTGCTTTTTATCAAACATTTTTTGATGAAGCAGATGAATTGTTGGCGGACATGGAGCAGCATTTATTGCAACTTGATCCGTTAGCACCCGATGCGGAACAGATGAATGCCATATTTCGCGCTGCTCACTCGATTAAAGGGGGCGCGGGAACGTTCGGTTTCACTGTATTACAGGAAACTACACACATACTGGAAAACCTGTTGGACGGTGCCAGACGCGGTGAAATGCGCCTGAACACCGATATTATCAACCTGTTTTTGGAAACCAAAGATATCATGCAGGATCAGTTGGATGCTTACAAAACCGCGCAGGAGCCCAACGCCGAAAGCTTTGAGTATATCTGTCAGGCTCTGCGCCAGCTTGCTCTGGAGTCCAAAGAAAATGGTACTGCCGGAGCATCCGCCCCTGCCAAGGTAGGGGCTGAAAAAACGGTTTCCGCTTCCTCAGCGTCGGCTTCTGCCGGCAATCACTCAGGCTTGCGTATCGCTCTTACCGGCCTGAAAGAAGCTGATATTCCTCAGTTACTTGAAGAACTGGGAAATCTGGGGACGGTAAAAGACACGGTCCAAACCAGCAACAGCGTCGAACTGACGTTGGATACATCAGCCAGTGAGGACGATATCAGCGCTGTGTTGTGCTTTGTGTTGGAGCCGGATCAAATTAGCTTCAAATCTACCTCTGGCGATGCGCCGATGGAAGCGGCCCCCCCTGCAGCGGAGGTTGTCGCCGAACCGGTTGAGCCCACGCCTGCCCCGGCACAGGTGCAGCCTGCAGCCGCTGCACCTGTGGCTAAACCTGCCGGAGGTAATAATAATGATGCGGCGAAAGGTAGGCAGAAAACAGGCGATACCAGTATCCGCGTAGCAGTAGAGAAGGTTGACCAGCTTATTAATCTGGTCGGTGAGCTGGTTATTACCCAATCTATGTTAGCGCAGCGTTCCAGCGCTCTTGACCCCGTTGCACATGGCGATCTGCTGAATAGCATGGGGCAACTGGAGAGAAACGCACGTGACCTGCAAGAATCCGTGATGTCCATCCGTATGATGCCGATGGAATATGTCTTTAGCCGTTTCCCACGTCTGGTTCGTGACCTGGCTGCTAAATTGGGTAAAGAGGTTGAGCTGACCCAATTGGGGAGTTCAACCGAGCTGGATAAGAGCCTTATCGAACGCATTATTGACCCGTTGACGCATCTTGTGCGTAACAGCCTCGATCATGGCATTGAGTCACCGGAAAAACGTATTGAAGCGGGCAAGTCGGCCGTAGGCAACCTGACGTTATCTGCAGAACATCAGGGCGGCAATATCTGTATCGAAGTGATTGACGACGGCGCCGGTCTGAATCGCGAACGTATCCTGGCCAAAGCCCTGTCTCAGGGGATGGCGGTAAGCGATAGCATGACTGATGAAGAAGTCGGCATGCTGATTTTTGCTCCCGGCTTTTCTACTGCTGAGAAAGTGACCGATGTGTCGGGTCGTGGCGTTGGCATGGATGTGGTGAAACGGAATATTCAGGAGATGGGTGGGCATGTTGAAATTCATTTCGTGAAAGGGAAAGGAACCACCATCCGCATTCTTCTGCCGTTGACGCTGGCGATCTTGGATGGGATGTCGGTCAAGGTCAATAATGAAGTATTTATCCTGCCGCTTAACGCGGTCATGGAGTCCTCGCAGCCGCAGGCCGAGGATTTGTATCCTCTGGCGGGTGGGGAGCGTGTGCTGCAGGTTCGTGGTGAATATCTGCCACTGGTTGAGCTGTATCAGGTATTCGATGTCGCCGGAGCAAAAACGGATGCCACTCAAGGTATCGTCGTTATTCTGCAGAGTGCTGGCCGTCGCTATGCTTTGCTGGTTGACCAGCTGATTGGTCAGCATCAGGTCGTTGTGAAAAACCTGGAAAGCAACTACCGCAAGGTGCCAGGCGTTTCAGCCGCAACTATTTTGGGTGATGGTAGCGTAGCGCTGATTGTGGATGTTTCTGCGCTGCAGGCGCTTTATCGGGAAAAGCGTGTGGTTGAGACCGCAGCTTAA
- the motB gene encoding flagellar motor protein MotB yields MKHQHPIIRKKRKSGHAAHHGGSWKIAYADFMTAMMALFLVMWLIAISSPSQLAQIAEYFRTPLKIAITSGPKMSDASNPIPGGGSDPTQQEGDVKRQIDTMDGRLEEIKLNKLRERLDQLIEADPRLRALRPHLLIEMVDEGLRIQIIDSNNRPMFKTGSAQVEPYMSDILRAIAPILNDIPNKISLSGHTDDAQYAMGERGYSNWELSADRANASRRELIAGGLADGKVLRVVGMADTMNLKQAKGGSDAINRRISLVVLNKQAQENIERENAESSAVNIDKIENLQNMGMDKAKPVTVPVDSGNSSAVSQPETNGTPASGSPVAPVQAPATAAPASGVNGSSATSRRQPTTALPAAPDSQATPSSTSRDSQQR; encoded by the coding sequence ATGAAACATCAGCATCCGATAATCCGCAAAAAACGTAAATCAGGGCATGCCGCGCATCATGGCGGTTCATGGAAGATTGCTTATGCCGACTTCATGACCGCTATGATGGCGCTTTTTCTGGTCATGTGGCTGATTGCCATTTCCTCTCCTTCCCAGTTGGCGCAGATTGCCGAATATTTCCGCACACCACTGAAAATTGCCATTACATCCGGCCCAAAAATGAGTGATGCCTCTAATCCTATTCCAGGCGGTGGTTCAGACCCCACTCAACAGGAAGGTGATGTGAAGCGGCAGATTGATACTATGGATGGGCGCCTTGAAGAAATTAAACTCAATAAATTACGTGAGCGGCTTGATCAATTGATTGAGGCTGACCCACGTCTTAGAGCGTTGCGGCCGCATCTGTTGATAGAAATGGTCGATGAAGGGCTGCGAATTCAGATTATCGATAGTAACAATCGCCCGATGTTTAAAACGGGGAGTGCTCAGGTAGAGCCTTACATGAGTGATATTTTGCGAGCTATCGCCCCGATTTTGAATGATATTCCCAATAAGATCAGTTTATCGGGCCATACTGATGATGCGCAGTATGCGATGGGAGAACGCGGCTATAGTAACTGGGAACTATCGGCGGATCGTGCTAACGCTTCCCGGCGTGAGCTGATTGCGGGCGGGTTGGCCGATGGTAAAGTTTTACGCGTTGTTGGCATGGCCGACACGATGAATCTGAAGCAGGCAAAAGGGGGCAGTGATGCAATTAACCGGCGTATCAGTCTGGTTGTCCTTAATAAGCAGGCGCAGGAGAATATCGAGCGTGAAAATGCTGAAAGCAGTGCAGTAAACATTGATAAAATAGAGAATTTGCAGAACATGGGGATGGATAAAGCCAAACCGGTTACCGTACCTGTCGATAGCGGTAACAGCTCGGCTGTATCACAACCTGAAACCAATGGGACGCCTGCATCTGGCTCACCTGTGGCTCCTGTTCAGGCACCCGCAACAGCGGCGCCAGCGTCGGGGGTGAATGGCTCATCGGCGACAAGCCGCAGGCAGCCTACAACAGCTTTGCCAGCAGCACCTGATAGTCAGGCGACACCTTCTTCAACAAGCCGCGATTCACAGCAGAGGTGA
- the motA gene encoding flagellar motor stator protein MotA, with product MLVILGYLVTIGSILGGYLIVGGELGALYQPSELLIIGGAAVGAFIVGNNAKAIKATLKALPVLFQGSKYTKAVYMDLMAVLFRLMAKSRQQGMLSLEFDIDNPKESEIFSNYPRILSDDYIVEFVTDYLRLMVSGNMNAFEIETLMDEEIETVEHEVEVPATSLNLMGDGLPAFGIVAAVMGVVHSLAFVDRPAAELGMMIAHAMVGTFLGILLAYGFVSPLASLLRQKNSEKIKVLQCIKVTLLSSLNGYAPQIAVEFGRKTLYSTVRPSFTEMEEHIRNVKAPAQQASENDA from the coding sequence GTGCTGGTTATATTGGGTTATCTTGTCACTATAGGCTCCATACTTGGCGGTTATCTTATCGTTGGTGGCGAGTTGGGGGCGTTGTATCAGCCTTCGGAACTGCTGATTATCGGTGGTGCGGCGGTAGGGGCATTTATTGTTGGTAACAATGCTAAAGCGATTAAAGCGACGCTGAAAGCGTTACCCGTGTTATTTCAAGGCTCCAAATATACCAAAGCCGTGTATATGGACCTAATGGCCGTTTTATTCCGGTTGATGGCCAAATCTCGCCAGCAAGGTATGCTTTCTTTAGAGTTCGATATCGACAACCCGAAAGAGAGTGAGATTTTTTCCAATTATCCTCGCATTCTTTCTGATGATTATATCGTAGAGTTCGTTACGGATTATTTACGCCTGATGGTCAGCGGAAACATGAATGCGTTTGAAATTGAAACGCTGATGGATGAAGAGATCGAAACTGTTGAGCATGAGGTTGAAGTTCCGGCTACCAGTTTGAATCTGATGGGCGATGGTTTACCTGCATTCGGTATCGTTGCCGCGGTCATGGGGGTGGTACATTCACTGGCGTTTGTTGATCGCCCGGCCGCAGAGTTGGGAATGATGATTGCCCATGCAATGGTCGGGACGTTCCTCGGTATTCTGTTGGCTTATGGCTTCGTTTCGCCTTTGGCATCGTTGTTACGCCAGAAAAATTCAGAGAAAATCAAAGTCCTACAGTGCATTAAGGTAACGCTGTTATCCAGTTTGAATGGTTATGCACCTCAGATTGCTGTTGAATTCGGACGTAAAACGCTTTACTCAACCGTGCGTCCTTCGTTTACTGAAATGGAAGAGCATATTCGTAATGTGAAGGCTCCGGCACAGCAGGCATCGGAAAATGACGCATGA
- the flhC gene encoding flagellar transcriptional regulator FlhC, translated as MAEKSIVQEAKDIQLAMELISLGARLQMLESETQLSRGRLIKLYKELRGSPPPKGMLPFSTDWFMTWEQNIHSSMFYNAYLFLLKNSQCSGVEAVIKAYRLYLEQCAPQSDVPLLALTRAWTLVRFVDSGMLQLSSCNCCKGMFITHAHQPKNSFVCSLCQPPSRAVKRRKLSPSVADMIPQLLDEQVKHAV; from the coding sequence ATGGCGGAGAAAAGTATTGTTCAGGAAGCTAAGGATATACAGCTGGCGATGGAACTCATTTCATTGGGTGCACGCCTTCAGATGCTTGAAAGCGAGACCCAGTTAAGTCGCGGCCGTTTGATCAAACTCTACAAAGAGTTGAGAGGTAGCCCTCCGCCTAAGGGCATGCTACCGTTTTCTACTGACTGGTTCATGACATGGGAGCAGAATATCCACTCTTCCATGTTCTATAACGCCTATCTATTTTTGCTCAAGAATAGTCAATGCAGTGGTGTTGAAGCGGTTATCAAAGCGTATCGCCTTTACCTTGAACAATGTGCTCCTCAAAGCGATGTTCCTTTGCTGGCGTTGACCCGCGCCTGGACATTGGTCCGCTTTGTTGATAGCGGCATGTTGCAGTTATCTTCATGCAATTGCTGCAAGGGGATGTTCATCACCCACGCACACCAGCCTAAAAACAGTTTTGTCTGCAGTTTATGCCAGCCACCTTCCAGAGCAGTAAAAAGACGTAAACTTTCGCCGAGTGTTGCCGATATGATACCTCAACTGCTGGACGAACAGGTTAAGCATGCAGTCTGA
- the flhD gene encoding flagellar transcriptional regulator FlhD, translating to MGTSELLKHIYDINLSYLLLAQRLINDEKASAMFRLGINEEMADALMQLTLPQMVKLAETNQLICHFRFNDHNTIKLLTQESRVDDLQQIHTGILLSSHLLQELSSKEDSLPKKRA from the coding sequence ATGGGTACCTCTGAATTGCTTAAACACATTTATGACATCAATTTGTCTTATTTGTTACTGGCTCAGCGATTAATCAACGACGAAAAAGCATCAGCGATGTTCCGGTTAGGTATCAATGAAGAAATGGCTGATGCCTTGATGCAACTGACTTTACCTCAGATGGTAAAGCTGGCCGAAACCAATCAGTTAATATGCCATTTCCGCTTCAATGATCACAATACGATTAAATTATTAACACAAGAATCCCGGGTTGATGATTTGCAACAAATTCACACCGGTATATTGTTGTCGAGTCATTTATTACAAGAGTTGTCTTCAAAAGAAGATAGCTTGCCTAAGAAAAGGGCATAA
- a CDS encoding methyl-accepting chemotaxis protein — protein MDMKMMSKSEQQGKTGILGNLGLVPLFVIILGGIMLLFALAIGTASLFLVRANQSLDYVTQEIDVRLGLSNSSNHLRTARLLIIQAGAAVRVGDTDVFNNNLKQAEQRIASSKDAFQVYENRSVKTDTDLALEPELNKAYNEYVEKGIMPMLKAAKDGYFEEILTHESEEVRVLDEAYNKPLLKAIAFRTERAKALNNNAQHQAMLGYILMAVSFAIAIVMTLLTFLFLRGTLIKPMHRLVQRIQRIAQGDLTQPNEAYGKNEIGILGQNIQQMQASLVHTVSTVRDSADSIYQGTTEITAGNSDLSSRTEQQAAAIEQTAASMEQLTATVKQNSDNAHHASQLASNASGKAKQGGEIVENVVHTMNSISGSSRKISEITNVINSIAFQTNILALNAAVEAARAGEQGRGFAVVAGEVRSLAQRSAQAAKEIEGLISESVSLVHSGSELVDKAGQTMHEIVQAVSNVTDIMNEIASASDEQSRGITQVGQAISEMDSVTQQNAALVQQASAAAASLEEQAMVLTRAVSAFKLANHLQDTAPTTASIMSKPLLTTSGTARLKAPSGAKPGSDNWETF, from the coding sequence ATGGATATGAAAATGATGTCAAAGTCTGAACAACAGGGTAAAACCGGCATACTGGGCAATCTTGGACTGGTGCCGTTATTTGTCATCATTCTGGGCGGCATCATGCTGTTGTTCGCCCTGGCTATCGGTACTGCCAGCTTATTTCTGGTGCGCGCTAATCAAAGTCTGGACTATGTTACTCAGGAAATTGATGTCCGCCTCGGTCTGTCAAACAGCTCTAACCATCTCAGAACAGCCCGTTTGTTGATTATCCAGGCGGGTGCTGCAGTGCGTGTTGGAGATACGGATGTTTTCAATAACAACCTGAAGCAGGCGGAACAACGTATTGCCTCATCGAAAGACGCCTTTCAAGTCTATGAAAACCGAAGCGTTAAGACCGATACGGATTTAGCGCTCGAACCAGAACTGAACAAAGCCTATAACGAGTACGTCGAAAAAGGCATCATGCCGATGCTTAAAGCGGCAAAAGATGGCTATTTCGAAGAAATACTGACGCATGAATCGGAAGAAGTGCGTGTACTGGATGAGGCTTATAATAAACCGCTGCTGAAAGCTATCGCTTTTCGTACTGAGCGTGCCAAAGCGCTTAACAACAATGCCCAACATCAGGCAATGCTGGGTTACATCCTGATGGCAGTGAGCTTCGCTATTGCTATCGTGATGACATTACTGACTTTCTTATTCTTGCGCGGTACGCTGATTAAACCGATGCACCGCCTGGTACAACGCATTCAGCGTATTGCACAAGGCGATTTGACCCAACCCAACGAAGCCTATGGCAAAAACGAAATCGGTATACTGGGCCAAAACATCCAACAGATGCAGGCATCGCTGGTGCACACCGTTTCTACCGTGCGTGACAGCGCCGATTCCATTTATCAGGGCACAACCGAAATCACCGCCGGTAACAGCGATTTGTCCTCCCGAACCGAGCAGCAGGCGGCAGCCATCGAACAGACGGCAGCCAGCATGGAACAGTTGACCGCAACCGTCAAACAGAACTCCGACAATGCTCACCATGCAAGCCAATTGGCGTCGAACGCCTCAGGCAAGGCAAAACAAGGAGGCGAGATTGTCGAGAATGTTGTTCATACCATGAATAGTATTTCCGGTAGTTCGCGAAAAATTTCTGAAATTACAAACGTGATCAACAGCATTGCTTTCCAGACTAACATCCTGGCGCTGAATGCTGCGGTAGAAGCCGCTCGTGCTGGTGAACAAGGCCGAGGATTTGCAGTCGTTGCAGGTGAGGTGCGGAGTCTGGCGCAGCGCAGCGCACAGGCGGCAAAAGAGATTGAAGGTTTGATCTCGGAATCCGTTTCACTGGTTCACAGCGGCTCGGAATTGGTCGATAAGGCAGGCCAGACGATGCACGAAATTGTTCAGGCTGTGAGCAATGTGACGGATATTATGAATGAAATTGCTTCCGCTTCGGATGAGCAGAGCCGCGGCATCACTCAGGTCGGACAGGCAATTTCCGAGATGGATAGCGTAACCCAGCAGAACGCAGCACTGGTACAACAGGCTTCTGCCGCCGCCGCATCGCTCGAAGAGCAGGCTATGGTGCTAACCCGTGCAGTATCTGCGTTTAAACTCGCTAATCATCTTCAGGATACAGCCCCCACCACCGCTTCCATCATGTCGAAGCCGTTGTTGACCACATCTGGCACTGCTCGCTTAAAAGCGCCTTCCGGCGCGAAACCAGGCAGTGATAATTGGGAAACTTTCTAA
- the dsrB gene encoding protein DsrB, whose amino-acid sequence MNVNDVVTVKTDGEVRREGVILAVEPFQEGTMYLIALDNYPEGIWFFNELNSREGVFVEPRRIADK is encoded by the coding sequence GTGAACGTGAATGACGTGGTAACGGTAAAAACGGATGGCGAAGTACGCAGAGAAGGGGTCATTCTGGCGGTAGAGCCTTTTCAGGAGGGAACTATGTATCTCATTGCTTTGGATAACTATCCTGAAGGGATCTGGTTCTTTAATGAACTTAACAGCCGTGAGGGCGTTTTTGTCGAGCCGCGTCGGATTGCTGATAAATAA
- a CDS encoding EmmdR/YeeO family multidrug/toxin efflux MATE transporter, producing the protein MILNTAKQLLSTLKGSAWYRKRHSNRVLLWREITPLAFPIFIEGLCVVLMGIFSTFLVSWLGKEAMAAVGLADSFNMLIIAFFTAVALGTAVVVAFSLGQRNRKQARQAARQSISLLVLISLLLVVLVEIAGQAIIDLIAGSAEPAVKSLALTFLRLTVWGYPALAITLVGCGALRGAGNTRLPMIINIGMNILNILFSGALIYGVGSWPGFGFIGAGLGITLSRYLGALCVVLALTKGFNGALRIPFLSYFAPFTTAILYEVLSIGIPASIESVMFNVGKLITQRFVAGMGTEVIAGNFIAFSIVALINLPGNALGSTSTIIVGSRLGKGQRMQPERQLKYIFWLSNIGLCALALLSIPTAGLLASMYTNEPDVITVVKQLLWLNALFMPIWAASWVLPAGLKGAKDASYTMWVALAGMWGCRVIVGYILGIMLGFGVLGVWMGMFFDWIVRGILFYRRMISGKWLWRYQPKTKSNP; encoded by the coding sequence ATGATTCTAAATACAGCCAAACAGCTGTTAAGCACACTAAAAGGCTCTGCCTGGTACAGAAAACGACATTCCAATCGGGTCTTACTGTGGCGAGAAATCACACCGTTGGCGTTTCCTATCTTTATTGAGGGATTGTGTGTGGTGTTGATGGGGATATTCAGCACCTTTCTGGTCAGTTGGTTGGGTAAAGAAGCTATGGCGGCTGTTGGGCTGGCGGATAGCTTCAACATGCTGATCATCGCGTTTTTTACCGCCGTTGCATTGGGGACAGCTGTCGTAGTGGCTTTCAGTCTGGGCCAACGCAATCGTAAGCAAGCCCGGCAGGCCGCGCGCCAATCCATCTCATTATTAGTCCTGATTTCCTTGTTATTAGTCGTTCTGGTTGAAATCGCAGGTCAGGCTATCATTGATCTGATTGCCGGTAGCGCAGAGCCAGCCGTGAAGTCACTGGCGCTGACCTTCCTGCGTTTGACCGTGTGGGGCTATCCCGCTTTGGCTATCACGCTGGTAGGGTGCGGCGCATTACGCGGCGCCGGCAATACTCGCTTGCCGATGATTATCAATATTGGCATGAATATCCTGAATATTCTGTTCAGCGGTGCCTTGATTTACGGCGTTGGTTCATGGCCCGGATTCGGTTTTATTGGCGCAGGCCTGGGAATCACCCTTTCCCGTTATCTCGGGGCACTTTGCGTCGTGCTCGCTCTGACAAAAGGCTTTAATGGCGCATTACGTATCCCATTCCTGAGTTATTTCGCCCCTTTTACTACGGCAATTCTCTATGAGGTGCTCAGTATCGGCATCCCGGCCAGCATCGAATCGGTTATGTTTAATGTTGGAAAACTAATCACTCAGCGCTTTGTCGCCGGAATGGGAACCGAGGTGATCGCCGGTAATTTCATCGCTTTTTCGATTGTTGCGCTGATTAACCTTCCGGGTAATGCCCTGGGCTCGACGTCGACGATTATTGTGGGTTCCCGTCTGGGCAAAGGGCAACGCATGCAGCCGGAACGACAACTAAAATATATTTTCTGGCTTTCCAATATTGGCTTATGTGCTTTGGCGCTACTTTCCATACCCACGGCCGGGCTGCTGGCATCAATGTATACCAATGAACCGGATGTGATTACTGTTGTTAAACAGTTGCTCTGGCTAAATGCGTTGTTCATGCCGATATGGGCCGCATCCTGGGTGTTGCCTGCCGGCTTGAAGGGAGCCAAAGATGCCAGCTATACCATGTGGGTAGCGCTGGCCGGTATGTGGGGATGTCGGGTGATCGTCGGTTATATTTTGGGCATCATGCTGGGTTTCGGCGTACTGGGTGTCTGGATGGGAATGTTTTTTGATTGGATAGTTCGGGGCATACTATTTTATCGTCGTATGATTAGCGGCAAATGGTTATGGCGTTATCAACCGAAAACCAAATCGAATCCATAA